TGCCCGGTCGGCTGGTTGTACCAGCTGCTCCAACTTTTACCGCCGTTGATACTGACTACCGTACCCTGATCGCTGGCCGTGACGATGCGCTCGGGATGCTGCGGATTGATCCAGACGTAGTGGTAATCATCGCCACCCGGCGCGCCTTTGATGATCTCGAAAGTCTTGCCGGCATCGGCGGAACGCCGAATCGACTGGCCGACCGTGTACACGGTATCGGGGTCGTTCGGCGCGACCGTCAAGCGCGACGAATACCAGCTCGCGAACGCCTTGGTCGGATTGATATATTGCCAGTTCGCACCGCCGTCGTCGGAACGATACAAGCCACCTTTTGCGCCGCCATCCACCGATGCATAAATGCGCACACCGCTGGCCGTGTGCGTAACCGCGAGGCCGATGCGACCGAGCTTGCCATCCGGCCAACCGTTGCCACCGAGTCGTGTCCAGCTCAAACCGCCATCGCCGGATTTGTAGATGCCGCTATGGCTGCCGCTGATTGGCGTGAAATAACTGAGCCATGGATAATTGCGCGCTTGCCAGGCTGAGGCGTAAATGGCTTTTGCGTCGGCCGGATCGGCGGCCAGATCGACTACGCCAGTATCGGCATCGATCGCGAGTGTGTGCTGCCAAGTTTTGCCGCCGTCGCTGCTGCGAAAAATTCCACGTTCGGGATTCGAGCCGAAGATATGCCCGAGCGCGGCAACGATTACGACGTCGGGATTTTTCGGATCGATCATTATCGCGCCAATATGCCGCGTCGCTTCGAGACCGATATGCTGCCAGGTTTTACCGCCATCGCCAGATTTGTACATGCCGTTGCCGGCAGCGATGTCGTAGCGCGGCTCAGGTTGACCGGTGCCGACATAGATTATTTGCGCATTCGACGGTGCTATGGCGAGCGCACCGATCGAGGCGTCCGGTTGCTCGTCGAAAATCGGCTGCCAGGTCTGGCCTGCATCCGTGGTTTTCCAGACACCGCCGTCGGCTGCAGCGAACAAAAAAGTATCCGGCTGATCAGGAATGCCGACCGCCATCGTGCTCCAACCTGCGCGAAACGGGCCGACCAGGCGCCACTGCAATCCCTCGAGCGCACTAGGTGGTGCAGGCTGTGCGTGGGCGAGCGCCGTCGCCAATATGAGCAGCACAACTAGCCAGCTTGATCGAAATAGTTGGCGAAAATGATATTTCGACATCGCAAATCCTCGCATGGAAAACCATCGGCAAGCGGCGAGTTTACGCCGCTATAGCGCGGGATGAGGTGTGCCGGACTATATGGGGCGCCGCTGCGTCGATGACAATTTGGACGGCAGGTCCAACACTCACTACAGGCGCGGTGAGTGCTGTTTCGTCACGACTTTGGATCTGGCTGTATGCAGCTCGGCGCAGCAGAACTTGATGCTACTTGCGCGGGTTGCAGCGTTAGCTCTTGGCTTTTACGGTTTTGTGCGCTGGCGTAGCCCGAGCATGCGTGCGTTTGGCCGAGGCAACCGTGTGCTGCGTCGCGTGGGTTGTCTTGGCGTGCGCTGCTGTTGTGCCACGATGAGTCGATGCCACGGTGTGGTGTGTCGTGCTGGCAGCGTGGGTCGCGGTGTGGGTGGTCGCGGTGTGGGTGGTCGCGGTGTGCTTTTTTGCAACCGTGGCGTGTGGAGTTGCCTTCTGTGCAGTGGAGTGAGCGGCAGGTGTTTTATGTGGCGTCGTAGCGGCAACGGCTTGGCCGAAAACGGCGAAGCTTGCGATGCCGGCCAATGCGATTGCCTTGAATACTGCTTTCATTTTTTCCCTTGTTATCATGATTTTCTGATTTGATCGCCTGCAGCTTTTACTCGCGTGGCGCCGGCAGTCCGCTACCGCGTTTGCGCACGATCAACATCGCGATTTCCAGCGACTGTTCGTAGTTCAACCGTGGATCGACGCTGGATTTGTACGCGCGTTCGAGATCGGTTTCGGTCAGATCGCGCGCGCCGCCCAAACATTCGGTGACGTTCTCGCCGGTCAATTCCAAATGCACACCGCCGAGGCGCGTGCCGGCAGCAGCGTGAATATCGAAGGCGTGATCGAGTTCGGCACGGATGTTTTCGAAGCGTCGGGTCTTGATGCCGTTGGCCAGCGATTCGCCATTGCCATGCATCGGATCGCTGATCCACAAAACCTTGCGGCCGGCATTTTTCACCGTCTCCAGCAAGACCGGCAGATGTTCCTGAATCTTGCTGGCGCCCATGCGATGAATCAGCGTGAGGCGACCAGGCTCGTTGTCCGGATTCAGTGCATCGATCACACGCAGCAATTGATCGGGCTTGACCGATGGCCCCACTTTGACGCCGATCGGATTGCGAATTCCACGGCAATATTCCAGATGCGCGCCATCCATGTCGGCGGTGCGCATACCTATCCACGGAAAGTGCGTCGACAGGTTGAACCAGCCCCACTGACGCGGCACCTGGCGCGTTTGTGCCTGTTCGTAATGCAGCACCAATGCTTCGTGCGAGGTGTAGAAATCAACGCGACCATAACTGCCGATCGGCTCGCCGGCGAGCGTTTCCATGAAGCGAAGCGAATCACCGATTGATTCAACCATGCGCCGATATTCAACCGCGAGCGGCGAGTGGGCGACCCACTCCAGATCCCAATACTCCGGGTGGTGCAGATCGGCGAATCCGCCGTCGATCAACGCACGCACAAAATTCATCGTCATCGCCGATTTGGCGTGGCCTTCGATCAGGCGCTGCGGATCAGCGCGACGTGCCGCGGCCGTGAACTCTGCGCTATTGACGATATCGCCGCGATAACTCGGCAGCGTGACACCGTCGCGCGTTTCCATATCGGTCGAACGCGGTTTGGCGTATTGACCTGCGAAACGCCCGACCCTGACGACCGGCAACTTGAGTCCGTGCACCAGCACCAGACTCATCTGCAACAATACTTTCAGGCGATTGGAAATCAGTGCGGAATTGCAGTCGGCAAAACTCTCGGCACAGTCGCCACCTTGCAGCATGAAACAGCGCCCCTCGGCCGCATCGGCAAGCTTGCGTTTGAGCGCGAGCACCTCCCATGACGTGACCAGCGGCGGCAGCTCGCTGAGTTGCGCTAGGGCACGGCCAAGCTCTGCCTGATCGTCATACGCGGGCTGCTGGATCGCCGGTTTGCCCTGCCACGAAGCGGGCGTCCAATTGATGGCTTCGCGGACGGGAGTGATATTGCGTTCGACGGACTTCATGCTGGTTCTCATTGCGCTCAGTTCATGCTGCACTGCGTTATGAACCGTATAATGCCACAGTACGCACGCTACGCAAGTAGGCGTGTTTTACGATCAATAACGCCACTGTCGGCGGAACCCCGCCCACAATGCGCCAAGGCTCAGCATAACGTAACTGATTAACGTCCAGCCCGGCATTGACAGGCCCAATAGCGTCCAGTTGATTTCCGCGCATTCGCCTGATCCGGTAAACACCATCTTGAGCGTCTTGCCGATCGGAAACGCGTCGAGCATGTAACTCAGTCCCGGGCCACAATCCGGCACTTGATCCTTGGGCAAATGCTGCAGCCACAAATGGCGCGTAGCAATGGCAATACCAGCGAGCCCCGCCAACAGCACAAGCGATGCATAGACTCGGCGACCCGCGCCGGTGGGGCCATGCAGCGCACCGATCAGGAAAAAAACACCCATGGCTATGAACGCGATGCGCTGAAAAATGCATAACGGACACGGATCGACGTTCAACTGATACTGCGAATACAAAGCGTAGGCGAGCAAAGCCGCGCAAACGAGAAAACCCGCAATGAACTGGGTGCGAAACGACCAGAGGAACGGGTTGAACATGGGCTTATCTCACTGATTAAACGGGACTCACGACAGACCGCAATTATGCATTGCCGTTCTCGCTCATGCGACCAACAGAATCGTAACTACGCCAGAGTGTGAGCGAAATGCCCAAATCTCGAAATTCAGAATTCCCATAAAGCAACGGCCCCGGTCAGTTTCCCGACCAGGGCCGCAGTCTTGTCACGCTTGAATCCGCTTATTCGGCGGCTTCGGCGCCTTCAGCTGCAACCTGCGGGCGATCCACGAGTTCGACGTAGGCCATCGGTGCGGCATCGCCAACGCGGAAACCGCACTTGAGGATACGCAGATAACCACCGGGACGCTCGCGGTAACGTGGGCCGATTTCTACAAACAGCTTGCCAACGGCAACCTTGTCGCGCAGACGCGCAAACGCGAGACGACGATTGGCAACGCCATCGGTCTTGGCCAGCGTGATCAACGGTTCGGCGATACGGCGCAGTTCTTTCGCCTTGGGCAGGGTGGTGCGGATCAGCTCATGCTTGAACAGCGAGGCGGCCATGTTCTTGAACATGGCTTCGCGATGACTGCTGGTGCGATTGAGTTTGCGTCCGGATTTCTGGTGGCGCATGGTCGTGTGTCCTGTTCTTGTTTCGTGTTACAGCATCTGCAAGCCGTGCTGCAGATTGGCCGGCGGCCAGTTCTCCAGCTTCATACCGAGGGACAAGCCACGTGTATGCAACACGTCCTTGATTTCGGTAAGCGACTTCTTGCCCAGGTTGGGCGTCTTCAACAATTCGACTTCCGTGCGCTGAACCAGATCACCGATGTAATAGATGCTCTCGGCCTTGAGGCAGTTGGCCGAACGCACTGTCAACTCGAGATCATCGATCGGACGCAACAACACCGGATCCACGCCCGCCTTGTCAGTTGCTGCACCTTCGCTTTCGCGACGCGTGAAGTCACCAAACACGGATAGCTGATCCTGCAGAATTTCAGCGGCTTTACGTACTGCTGCTTCGGCATCGATCGTGCCGTTGGTTTCAACGTCGAGAACCAGCTTGTCGAGATCGGTACGCTGTTCGACACGCGCGCTTTCCACTTCGTAAGCAACACGGCGAACCGGGCAGAACGAGGCATCGAGCTGCAGACGACCGATAGGATGCGCTTCTTCATCCGGACGACGACGGCTGGTAGCCGGCTGGTAGCCGACGCCACGCGTGATGCGCAGGCGCATGCTCAGCGTGATGTCTTTGGTCAAATGGCAGATGACGTGGTCAGGATTGATGATCTCGACATTGTGATCGACCTTGATGTCGCCAGCGGTGACGACGCCCTTGCCTTTACGGCTCAGGGTGAGATTTGCCTCATCCTGACCGTGCATGCGAATCGCGACGTCTTTCAGGTTGAGCAAGACTTCAATGACATCTTCCTGCAGACCTTCGAGTGTCGTGTACTCGTGCAACACGCCATCGATTTCGACTTCGATGATAGCCGCGCCAGGAATGGACGACAGCAGAACACGCCTCAGGGCGTTGCCCAAGGTGTGACCGAAGCCACGCTCAAGCGGCTCCACGATAACTTTGGCGCGATTTGCGCCGATACGCTCGACGTGAATGTCACGCGCGCGCAGTACGGTTGTTGGCGACGCTGCCATGAACCACGCTCCGGATAAAAAACTAGAAACTGGGTGGATGCTTCGGCCAGAGGGAACTCTGGCGGATAACACATCCTTGCATTACGTTGCAGCAAGCCCGGACCAGCCGGGCTTTGGCTTACTTGGAATACAATTCGATGATCAGGTTTTCGTTGATGTCGCTCGGAAGATCGCTGCGTTCCGGATGCGCCTTGAACGTGCCGCTGAATTTCTTCGCGTCCGTCTCGACCCATGCTGGAATCAGATCCATTTCCTGCGACAAGGTCAGCGCTTCCTGGATGCGCAACTGACTGCGCGACTTCTCCACGACCGCGACCAGATCACCTGGTTTGATCTGGTAAGAAGGCAGATTGACCTTCTTGCCATTGACTTCAATCGATTTGTGCGCGACCAACTGACGTGCCTGCGCGCGGGTAACTGCAAACCCCATGCGGTAGACAACGTTGTCGAGGCGACACTCAAGCAAGCGAAGCAAATTCTCGCCGGTATTACCCTTGAGATTTGAAGCCTTGGCGTAATAGTTGCGGAACTGACGTTCAAGCAAACCGTAGATGCGCTTGACTTTCTGTTTCTCACGCAGCTGAACTGCGTAGTCCGACAGACGGGCGCGCTTGTTCGCGCCGTGCTGGCCGGGCTTGGTTTCGAGCTTGCACTTCGAATCGAGTGCGCGAGCTGGGCTCTTGAGGCTCAGATCGGCGCCTTCACGACGGGCGAGCTTACAGGTGGGACCGATATAACGTGCCATGGTCGCTTCTCCTTACACGCGGCGACGCTTGGGCGGACGACATCCGTTATGCGGAATTGGCGTCACGTCCAGGATATTGGTGATCTTGTAACCGATCGCATTCAGCGAGCGCACCGCGGATTCACGACCAGGACCAGGGCCCTTGATGCGTACTTCCAGCGATTTCAGGCCGTATTCCTGAGCTGCCTTGCCTGCTTTTTCCGCTGCGACTTGCGCTGCGAAAGGCGTGCTCTTGCGTGAACCGCGGAAACCCGCGCCACCCGCAGTAGCCCATGACAAGGCATTGCCCTGACGATCAGTAATAGTCACCACTGTATTGTTGAACGATGCCTGCACATGGCAGATACCGTCGGTCACGATACGTTTGACTTTCTTTTTGGTCTTTGCAGCAACCGGCTTATTCATAGTCGGGTATTTGCCTTATTTCTTGATGGCGCGACGCGGACCCTTGCGGGTGCGAGCGTTGGTGCGGGTACGCTGGCCACGCATCGGCAAGCCGCGGCGATGACGCAGACCACGATAGCAGCCCAGATCCAGCAGGCGCTTGATGCTCATGCCAACTTCGCGACGCAGATCACCTTCAACAGTGAACTTCGCCACTTCCTGGCGCAACTTATCGACTTCAGACTCAGTCAGCGACTTGATTTTAGTCGCCGGATTGACACCAGCAGAAACGCAAACCTTCTTGGATCGCGTGCGGCCAATGCCGAAAATGCTTTGCAGACCGACCCAGACATGTTTCTGAACCGGCAGGTTGACACCTGCAATGCGCGCCATGTAGATATCTCCGATAACGCCCTAAAGCGCAGTGAACTTCCAATTATACCTTGGATTGTCCGAAACTGAAAGCCTAGATTACGACTTTGTTGCGAACACCCGATTCGAATACAAATTTGCGGTGCTGTAGCTCAGCGAACCGAGCCACTGCGACCATATCCCTTGAGATTTGCCTTTTTCAGCAAGCCTTCGTATTGGTGCGACACTAGATGGGCCTGCACCTGCGCGGTGAAATCCATCACCACTACAACCACGATCAATAGCGATGTACCGCCAAAGTAGAAAGGTACATTCCACGCCGAGCGCATGACTTCCGGCACCAAGCAAACGATGACCAGGTAAATCGCACCAGCGCAGGTCAAGCGAGTCAACACGGCATCGATGTACTCGGCAGTGGACTTACCCGGACGAATACCCGGAATCAGCGCACCAGACTTCTTCAGATTCTCGGCAGTCTCATTCGAGTTGAATACGAGCGCCGTATAGAAAAACGCGAAGACCGTAATCAAGGTCGCGTACAACAACATGTGCAGCGGCTGGCCCGGAGACATCGACGCCGTCAACGTTTGCAGCCAGCGTATGTCGGTGCCATTACTAAACCAGCTCGCAGCCGTCGCCGGGAACAGCAGCAGGCTGGATGCAAAGATTGCCGGAATAACCCCTGCCATGTTCAACTTGAGCGGCAAATGCGAACTCTGATTCATGTACGCACGCCCGCCACCTTGGCGTCTTGCATAATTAACCGTAATTCGCCGCTGCCCAAGTTCGACAAACACCACAAACGCGGTAACCAACAATACTAGAGCCGCGACCAGCAGAACCTGGAACGCATTCAATTCACCATTTTGTACCATGGTCAACGTGTGCACGACCGCGGCCGGCAAGCCCGCGACAATACCCGCGAAGATCAGCAGCGAAATGCCGTTGCCGATACCACGCTCGGTAATTTGCTCACCCAGCCACATCAGGAACATCGTGCCGCCAGTCAAAGCAATCACTGCAGTGAATACAAATCCCATGCCGGGATTGAATACCACAGGAATACCACCAGCAGCACCTTGATGCTGCAAGGCCGTCGCTACACCAAACGATTGGAACAGACACAAAAAAACCGTGCCGTAGCGAGTGTATTGCGTGAGCTTGCGACGCCCAGACTCGCCTTCCTTGCGCAAGGCCTGAAAGCTCGGCAGTACCGAACCAAGCATTTGCACGATGATGGACGCGGAAATATAAGGAACGATGGACAGTGCAAAGATCGAAAAACGTGCCAGCGCACCGCCCGAGAACATGTTGAACATGTCGACGATACCGCCGCCCGACTGCATGAAACTCGCCATCGCCTCGGAATTCACTCCCGGCACGGGGATGAACGAACCCAGTCGAAACACGATCAACGCACCGATCACGAACAGGATGCGCTGCTTCAGCTCGGTAAGTTTACCGAGTCCGGCGAGCGTATTTGCTTGCCCTGTAGCCACGCCTTACTCCACGCTGCCGCCGGCGGCAATAATCGCCGCCTTCGCGCCAGCCGTGATTGCCACGCCGCTTACCGTAAGCGCGCGAGTAATCTCGCCCTTCTTGACGATCTTGGCGCTTTCGGCACGGTTATCGATCAGGCCAGCCGCTTTCAGCGTCGCAAAATCGATGACGGTAATATCGAGAGCTTCAAGCCGATACAACAAGACTTCGCACACGTCGTGCTTGGTCTTGGAGCGGAAGCCGACCTTCGGCAAACGACGCTGCAACGGCATCTGGCCGCCTTCAAAACCCGGCTTGACCTTGCCCTTACCTGAGCGAGCGAACTGACCCTTGTGGCCACGACCGGCAGTTTTGCCAAGGCCGGAACCGATACCGCGACCGACACGTACGCGATCTTTGCGTGCACCGACAGCGGGTTTGAGCGTATTGAGACGCATGATGTATTACTCCAGAATTCGTTGCGAGCAGCGCTTAAGCGCTTTCTTCCACACGCACCAGGTAACTAACCTGGTTGATCAAACCGCGCACGGAGGGACTGTCTTTGAGTTCCGACACCGAGTTCAGCTTGCGCAAACCCAATGCCTTGACGCTCAAACGATGACGCTCCTGGCAGCTATTGGTGCTCTTTACCAGACGCACGCGCACGGTCTTATGTTCGGATTTCTTGGTCTTAGCCATGACCCATCACCTCTTGCACGGTTTTGCCACGCTTGGCGGCGATGCTCTGCGGCGAATTCATCGCCTTCAGGCCCTTGATGGTTGCGCGAACCAGATTGATCGGGTTACGCGAGCCGACAGCTTTCGCCAACACGTTCTTTACCCCAACCACTTCCAGTACAGCACGCATCGCACCACCGGCAATTACGCCAGTACCTTCGGACGCTGGCTGCATGTAAACACGCGCCGCTCCGTGGTTGGCCTTGACTGCGTACCACAAGGTGCCCTGATTCAATTGCACCGGCGCCATATTGCGACGTGCACGCTCCATCGCTTTCTGGATTGCAACCGGGACTTCTTTCGCCTTGCCGTAACCGAAACCGACCTTGCCATCGCCATCGCCGACAACGGTCAATGCGGTGAACGTCATCTGACGTCCGCCTTTGACGGTCTTGGCAACACGATTAACGGCGATCAATTTCTCAAGCAGCCCATCGGCGCTTTCACGTTCGTTCGTTGACATGTTTCGTTCCTTTGCTTGCCACAATGGGCAACGTTGCTTACGGCTTGGCCGCTTAGAGTTGTGTAGCTCCGAAGAGCTGGGTATTGCCTAGAACAAATTTTAGAACTTCAGACCGCCTTCACGCGCGGCATCTGCCAACGCTTGAATGCGACCGTGATAACGAAAGCCCGAACGGTCGAACGCGACGACTTCGATGCCGGCTGCGCGAGCCTTCTCTGCAATCGCCTTGCCGACAGCCGCCGCTGCGGCCTTGTTCTTGGTGCCTTTCAAGCCATCGGTTACAGCTTTCTGCAGAGTCGAAGCCGCTGCAATCACGGTATCGCCCGAAGCAGAAATAACCTGCGCGTACAAATGCTGACCGGTGCGATGCACGGTAAGGCGCGCGACGTTGAGCTTGCGAATGTGCGCACGCGTGGTCTTGGCGCGGCGCAGTCTTGCGATGTTCTTTTCCATAACAGTCTCCGTGAAGCGGATCGGCATTTGAAAAGTTTGGCCACGAATATGACCAAACTCCTGCGGAAGAAACCGCGTTACGCCTTCTTGGCTTCTTTCAGGGTGATCTTCTCGCCGGCATAACGCACACCCTTGCCCTTGTAGGGCTCCGGTGGGCGGAAAGCGCGGATCTTTGCAGCAACCTGGCCAACACTCTGCTTGTCAGAACCCTGGATGATGACTTCCGTCTGTGTCGGAGTCGCTAAAGTGATTCCTTCCGGCGCCTTGAATACAACCGGGTGGGAAAAACCCAAGGTCAGATTCAAATCCTTGCCGGCCATGGTCGCACGATAACCGACGCCGACCAGCTCAAGCTTGCGCTCATAACCTTGGCTGACACCATGCACCATGTTGTATACGAGGGCGCGTGTGGTACCGGCCATCTTGGTGCTGCCGTTTTCGTCATTGGTCGAAAATGTGACTTCGCCATTTTCGACCACCACACCGGTACCGGGAAGCATCGCCAGTTTCAGCGTGCCTTTCGGGCCTTTGACGGTGATCGAATTATCTTTGACGGCGCACTCAACCCCTTTGGGGAGTGCAACCGCTTTCTTTGCTACGCGTGACATGGATATTCTCCGAACTTAGGCGACGGTGCCGATGATTTCGCCGCCGAGACCCTTCAAACGCGCTTGCGCGTCCGTCATGATCCCGGACGAGGTCGTCACGATCGAAATACCCAGACCGCCCAATACCTTCGGCAATTCATCCTTGCCGCGATACTGGCGCAGGCCGGAACGGCTGACGCGTTGCAAATGGTCAATGGCCGGCTTGCCATCAAAATACTTGAGCGCAATTTCAAGCTCTGCCTTGTTGCCTTCGGCCTTGGTGACCTGGGCATCGCGGATATAACCTTCATCCTTGAGTACCTTGGCAATCGCTACCTTGGTCTTGGACGACGGCATGCGCACTGCCACTTTGGCCGTAGCCTGGGCGTTGCGAATGCGCGTAAACATATCGGCGATCGGATCTGTCATGCTCATAAGTCTATTCCTTCCTTACCAGCTGGCTTTGCGCAAGCCGGGCACGTCACCACGCATCGTGGCTTCGCGCAGCTTGTGACGGCCAAGACCGAACTTGCTGTATACGCCGCGCGAACGGCCGGTCAGCTCGCAGCGATTGCGCTGGCGAACGGGACTGGAGTCACGCGGAAGTTTCTGGATCTTCGTCTGCGCCGCCATCTTGTCCTCGTAGGACGACTTGGGGCTCATCACGATTGCTTTCAGTTCTGCGCGTTTGCTGGCGAATTTTGCCACCAGTTTGGTGCGCTTCTTTTCGCGCATCACCATGCTTGTCTTGGCCATAGCCGGTTTATCCTGTTGCGAATTGGTGCGTGATTAATTGCGGAAAGGGAAACTGAAGGCTTCCAGCAATGCCTTGGCTTCCTCATCGGTCGCTGCGGTCGTGGCGATGGAAATATCCATGCCGCGCAATGCGTCGATCTGATCGAAATCGATCTCAGGAAAGATGATCTGTTCCTTGATCCCCATATTGTAGTTGCCACGGCCGTCAAACGCACGACCATTCACACCGCGGAAGTCGCGGACGCGCGGCAAGGCGATGTTCACGAGACGATCAATGAACTCGTACATGCGGTTACGACGCAAGGTAACCTTGCAACCGATCGGCCAGCCATCACGAATCTTGAAGGTTGCGATCGACTTGCGCGCCAGCGTCGAAACCGGCTTCTGACCGGCGATCTTGGCCATATCGGCGAGTGCAAAATCGAGCACCTTCTTGTTGCCGACCGCCTCGCCCACGCCCATGTTCAGCGTGACCTTGGTGATGCGCGGCACTTGCATGATATTGGCGTAACCAAAGCGCTCCATCAGCTTCGGCACAACTTCATCTTTGTAGAATTTTTCCAGACGTACCATGACTATATTCCTTACGCGTCAACTACTTCGCCCGATGCACGGAAAACGCGCACCTTGCGGCCGTCGTC
The sequence above is drawn from the Pseudolysobacter antarcticus genome and encodes:
- the rplE gene encoding 50S ribosomal protein L5; translation: MVRLEKFYKDEVVPKLMERFGYANIMQVPRITKVTLNMGVGEAVGNKKVLDFALADMAKIAGQKPVSTLARKSIATFKIRDGWPIGCKVTLRRNRMYEFIDRLVNIALPRVRDFRGVNGRAFDGRGNYNMGIKEQIIFPEIDFDQIDALRGMDISIATTAATDEEAKALLEAFSFPFRN